The Trichosurus vulpecula isolate mTriVul1 chromosome 3, mTriVul1.pri, whole genome shotgun sequence genome includes a window with the following:
- the GDF9 gene encoding growth/differentiation factor 9: protein MAMTRTFILYFCCSAWMFSSGLGSQTLEDEAGSLTSGETSLEPKPLPRDQPLDGENSPSLLPPLLKVLVDRHLPGAPRLHPDSRALRYMKRLYKAYTTKEGIPKSDRSHLYNTVRLFTPNAQHPQPSWSQVTGGLQSMDLLFNLDRITAPEHLLKSVLLYSLKNSVSFSSTTKCMCYLIVKESECSSPSYFRSPQPFTISLQFEFRKNHKWIEIDVTTLLQPLVASKKRNIHIAVNFTCLEDQQNPVQDELLDMAILMAPSLLVYLNDTSAQAYHRWNSLRYKRRHQMSPDQRDLFLYPMEEELTQSRKFSRHRRDERTGDPKAKSPKMPVSNNLSEYFKQFLFPENECELHDFKLSFSQLKWDNWIVAPHRYNPRYCKGVCPRLVRHRYGSPVHTMVQNIIYEKLDSSIPRPSCVPAKYSPLSVLTIEPDGSIAYKEYEDMIATKCTCR from the exons ATGGCAATGACCCGCACATTTATCCTCTACTTTTGCTGCTCAGCCTGGATGTTTTCCTCTGGCCTTGGGTCTCAAACCCTTGAAGATGAAGCTGGATCTTTAACGAGTGGGGAAACGTCCCTTGAGCCTAAGCCTCTGCCCAGGGATCAGCCTCTAGATGGAGAAAATAGCCCCAGTCTCCTTCCACCCCTCCTCAAGGTCTTAGTCGACCGCCATCTTCCTGGGGCACCGAGGTTACATCCTGACTCAAGAGCCCTGCGTTACATGAAGAGGCTTTATAAAGCATACACCACCAAGGAAGGAATTCCTAAATCTGACAGAAGTCACCTCTACAATACTGTCCGTCTATTTACTCCGAATGCACAGCACCCACAGCCCTCTTGGAGCCAAGTCACAG gaggtcTTCAATCAATGGATCTGCTGTTTAACCTGGACCGTATTACTGCCCCTGAACACTTACTCAAGTCTGTTTTACTATATTCTTTGAaaaactcagtttctttttcttcaaccACTAAGTGTATGTGCTACCTAATTGTAAAAGAATCTGAGTGTTCTAGCCCATCTTATTTCAGGTCTCCACAGCCCTTCACTATTAGTTTACaatttgaatttagaaaaaatCACAAGTGGATTGAAATAGATGTGACTACTTTGCTTCAGCCATTAGTTGCCTCCAAAAAGAGAAATATCCACATAGCTGTGAATTTTACTTGTCTCGAAGATCAACAGAATCCAGTGCAGGACGAGTTATTGGACATGGCCATATTAATGGCCCCATCACTATTAGTATATCTGAACGACACAAGTGCTCAGGCTTACCACAGATGGAATTCCCTTAGATACAAGAGAAGGCACCAAATGTCACCTGACCAGAGAGATCTGTTTCTCTATCCTATGGAAGAAGAACTGACTCAGAGCAGAAAATTTTCCCGTCACCGAAGAGATGAAAGAACTGGAGACCCCAAAGCCAAGAGTCCCAAAATGCCAGTTTCTAACAACCTGAGTGAATATTTCAAACAATTTCTGTTTCCTGAGAATGAGTGTGAACTGCATGACTTTAAACTGAGCTTTAGCCAGCTAAAGTGGGACAACTGGATTGTGGCACCACACAGATACAATCCTCGCTACTGCAAAGGTGTTTGTCCCAGGCTTGTTAGGCATCGGTATGGTTCTCCTGTCCATACTATGGTGCAAAACATAATCTATGAGAAGCTGGACTCCTCCATCCCAAGGCCTTCCTGTGTGCCTGCTAAATACAGCCCCTTGAGTGTCTTGACTATTGAACCTGATGGCTCTATTGCTTATAAAGAATATGAAGACATGATAGCAACAAAATGTACTTGTCGTTAG